In Pomacea canaliculata isolate SZHN2017 linkage group LG12, ASM307304v1, whole genome shotgun sequence, a single genomic region encodes these proteins:
- the LOC112576657 gene encoding uncharacterized protein LOC112576657: MNCEDPDGFKMLQSVLAIQQLIISAIVVTCFVATKTLLDNYRKRQARMCTVIVGAGPVGLTALMVAAKSGRVSKIVLYEEQGKQMLFNTPHQIAFDSKSVCFLRKLGVDFDNIEGCWDCGCFFTRLGVFLEYMLSVVYRLPVPVEVRLGTKFTRECLRELEGLEGRKMVIACDGANGQTGRHLGLSDEYTQHSCRFYGAVAMFERTAECQIPLRERRQHNLHFDLTAYGADSGDVDGHQGFSLKIFGTSRHRYLTLVIPKCETPLVKALRVVLDRSMMRNIFLKCFNTYKSESESTLSDSYALKHMKFSPRLFEIKLSQRLETAAYFQDMDIFVVAEGEAARCYNINTGLDVNIGIQGLQSLQQFLDMAAVADSEHSILTALALKSQHAEQVCKDFLRNGLREQMMT; the protein is encoded by the exons ATGAACTGTGAAGATCCAGACGGATTCAAAATGTTACAGTCTGTCCTTGCGATCCAGCAGCTGATCATCTCAGCCATCGTGGTGACGTGCTTTGTGGCCACCAAGACCCTTCTCGACAATTACCGAAAACGCCAGGCTCGAATGTGCACGGTCATCGTTGGGGCCGGCCCAGTCGGCCTGACCGCCCTCATGGTGGCCGCCAAGAGTGGTCGAGTGTCCAAAATAGTGCTGTACGAGGAACAAGGGAAGCAGATGCTGTTTAACACGCCCCACCAGATAGCCTTTGATTCCAAGAGCGTGTGCTTCTTGCGGAAGCTTGGGGTAGACTTCGATAACATCGAGGGATGCTGGGACTGCGGGTGTTTCTTCACGAGACTCGGAGTGTTCTTGGAATATATGCTGAGTGTTGTGTACCGACTACCCGTGCCAGTGGAAGTTCGGCTGGGTACTAAG TTTACCCGAGAGTGTCTACGCGAGCTTGAAGGtttggaaggaaggaagatggTTATCGCTTGTGATGGGGCTAACGGACAAACGGGGCGCCACCTAGGACTCAGCGACGAGTACACCCAACATTCCTGCAG GTTCTACGGCGCTGTTGCGATGTTCGAGAGAACAGCAGAGTGTCAGATCCCACTGCGGGAACGACGCCAGCACAATCTGCACTTTGACCTGACAGCGTACGGTGCCGACAGCGGGGACGTGGACGGCCATCAGGGCTTCTCCCTCAAAATTTTCGGCACGTCACGCCATAGGTACCTGACGTTGGTCATCCCCAAGTGCGAGACGCCGCTTGTCAAAGCCCTCCGCGTTGTCCTCGACAGAtcg ATGATGCGCAACATTTTCCTCAAATGCTTCAACACTTACAAGAGCGAAAGCGAATCGACCTTGAGTGATTCCTATGCCCTGAAGCACATGAAGTTCAGCCCCAGgttgtttgaaataaaactttcgCAACGCCTGGAAACGGCGGCATACTTTCAAGACATGGACATCTTTGTCGTCGCGGAAGGAGAGGCAGCCCGGTGCTATAACATCAATACGG GTTTGGACGTGAACATTGGCATCCAAGGGCTCCAGTCGTTGCAGCAGTTTCTGGACATGGCTGCTGTGGCGGACTCCGAACACTCCATACTGACAGCTCTCGCCTTGAAGTCTCAACACGCAGAACAAGTTTGCAAAGACTTTCTCAGGAACGGACTTCGGGAACAGATGATGACGTAG